The following proteins are encoded in a genomic region of Oryctolagus cuniculus chromosome 6, mOryCun1.1, whole genome shotgun sequence:
- the CDHR2 gene encoding cadherin-related family member 2, with the protein MAWLWLPFVLLPALVVSVAANVAPKFESNMSSVFLPEDLSVGAEAFWLIAKDDDQDPLTYGISGSYAYFFTVMSTTGEVKLASPLDFETLYQFSITISVSDGHNSPVQREMRVIVDDRNDNAPVFQNTGFSTSISETLPVGSLVFTVLAEDKDTGSAGAVVYSIEKVIPSTDDSQHLFRILDNGSIILNGSLSYNNKSAFYQLELEACDSGGLFNNSHTIQCSSPVFLSVTIIDEPDLDPQFIREFYSASVAEDAAQGTSVLTVEAVDSDKGINDPVTYSISSSTRPGWFDIGADGVIRVHGSLDREQLLDEDEEVQLEVTATETNPNIYGQQAKVSTWVTLVVTDVNDHTPEFYNCSLPACTFSPQEAQVNFVGYVDEHASTRIPVDSLTMVAYDPDKGNNGTFLLTLRGPDAEAFSVSPERAAGSADVQVLVRASQLVDYETKTVMLVQVVATDSVSQNSSVAMVTIHIRDVNDHRPSFPQSLYVLSVPEHSATGFVVTNSIHATDPDTGEWGHITYSLLPGNGADLFAVDPDSGTVTVRDGVLLDRETQAVYYLTLQAADGGNLSASASLQIHLLDINDNTPEVSGSYNIFVQEEGGEVSVTIQAQDKDEPGTSNSRLLYSLLPGPHSHNFSVNPDTGLLTNLGPLDREAIEPALEGRIVLTVQVADYGVPSRSTEVNVTITVEDINDNLPVFNQSSYTFFVKERDPGVLVGVVEAWDADQTEVNNRISFSLSGSSVNRFILQGSVLGPGRAEGRLWLPLDESLDYESQPFFYLTVSAENPGPQDQEATAEINVTVVDVNDEPPTLVAASLQGIRVAENGSQHGQVAEVRAQDVDSTALLQIKLLNTICAKAGVAVGSLCHDCWFSVMPNGSVYINQSEAIDYEVCDLVTLVVQACDLLTDPGFPACSDNGSLPITIEDVNDNTPYFVLGNKTFVIIPELVLIGQQVATVQARDDDSGANAVIEFSILQVDFVSKDGTTLPLQNVFEIPTSAEGTVFTGSIELLINLDSTLQGTYQVTVQAQDKPSVGSAREAQVTLNLFTVDQSYRVRLQFSPQKEEVGANMEAIKAALGQATRTTVYVVNVQNLDSAARSRAHSYMDAYFVFPNGSALTLNDLSVMIRNDEDALTQLLQLGLVVLGSQQSQESDQTKQLISVIIGLGVALALAIVIAATVLVCVRKSHRRKLQAMKAAKEARQTAAGVMPSVAAIPGTNMYNTERANPMLNLPTGDLGLEYLSSNDQDRISLNSLDDNSVDLDKNSKGIKEPGHHPPGPYAEPLSMLLSGRQHTELAFTNGGLDTTDL; encoded by the exons atggcctggctgtggctgccctTTGTCCTGCTTCCTGCCCTCGTGGTATCTG TGGCAGCCAACGTGGCTCCGAAATTCGAGTCCAACATGTCGTCCGTGTTCTTGCCTGAGGACCTGTCAGTGG GTGCTGAAGCCTTCTGGTTGATAGCAAAGGACGATGACCAGGACCCTCTGACCTATGGGATCAGTGGCTCCTATGCCTACTTCTTCACTGTGATGTCAACCACTGGAGAGGTGAAGCTGGCCAGCCCTCTGGACTTTGAG ACACTGTACCAGTTTAGCATCACCATCTCCGTGAGtgacggccacaacagcccg gtgcagagggagatgCGAGTGATCGTGGATGACAGAAATGACAATGCGCCCGTTTTCCAGAACACTGGATTCTCCACCAGCATCAGTGAG ACGCTGCCAGTCGGCTCCCTGGTGTTCACCGTGCTGGCCGAGGACAAAGACACGGGGTCGGCGGGGGCCGTGGTGTACTCCATAGAGAAG GTCATCCCTAGCACTGACGACAGCCAGCACCTCTTCAGGATCCTGGACAACGGCTCCATCATACTCAACGGCAGCCTCAGTTACAACAACAAGAGTGCCTTCtaccagctggagctggaggcGTGT GACTCGGGCGGCTTGTTCAACAACAGCCACACCATCCAGTGCTCCTCGCCTGTCTTCCTATCCGTCACGATCATCGACGAGCCTGACCTGGACCCGCAGTTCATCAGGGAGTTTTACTCGGCCTCTGTGGCTGAGGACGCAGCCCAG GGGACTTCGGTGCTGACGGTGGAGGCCGTGGACAGCGACAAGGGCATCAATGATCCTGTGACCTACAGCATCTCCA GTTCCACAAGGCCTGGCTGGTTTGACATTGGGGCAGACGGGGTCATCAGGGTCCATGGCTCCCTGGACCGGGAGCAGCTGCTGGACGAGGATGAGGAGGTGCAGCTGGAGGTCACG GCCACTGAGACGAACCCCAACATCTATGGGCAGCAGGCCAAGGTGAGCACGTGGGTCACCCTGGTGGTGACAGATGTCAATGACCACACTCCTGAGTTTTACAactgcagcctcccagcctgCACCTTCAGTCCCCAAGAAGCCCAAGTCAACTTCGTGGGTTACGTGGATGAGCACGCTTCCACCCGCATCCCCGTCGACAGCCTCACCATGGTGGCCTATGACCCAGACAAG GGCAACAATGGCACTTTCCTGCTCACGCTGAGGGGCCCAGACGCCGAAGCCTTCAGTGTCTCCCCGGAGCGGGCAGCGGGCTCGGCTGACGTGCAGGTGCTGGTGCGTGCGTCGCAGCTGGTGGACTACGAGACAAAGACGGTGATGCTGGTGCAG GTCGTGGCCACTGACTCCGTGAGCCAGAACTCCTCCGTGGCGATGGTGACCATCCACATTAGGGATGTGAATGACCACAGGCCCTCGTTCCCCCAGAGCTTGTACGTCCTCAGTGTGCCAGAGCACAGTGCCACTGGCTTTGTGGTTACTAACAGCATCCAC gcCACGGACCCCGACACGGGCGAGTGGGGCCACATCACCTACAGCCTGCTCCCGGGAAACGG GGCAGACCTCTTTGCAGTGGACCCAGACTCGGGGACTGTGACGGTGAGGGATGGAGTGCTGCTGGACCGGGAGACGCAGGCAGTGTACTACCTGACGCTGCAGGCGGCAGACGGCGGCAACCTGTCGGCCTCCGCCTCGCTACAGATCCACCTGCTGGACATCAACGACAACACCCCGGAAGTCAGCGGCTCCTACAACATCTTCGTGCAGGAGGAGGGGGGCGAGGTCTCCGTGACTATCCAG GCCCAGGACAAAGATGAGCCCGGCACCAGCAACAGCCGCCTGCTCTACAGCCTGCTGCCCGGCCCCCACAGCCACAACTTCTCCGTGAACCCTGATACAGGGCTCCTCACGAATCTGGGGCCCCTGGACCGAGAGGCCATTGAGCCTGCCCTGGAGGGCCGCATTGTGCTGACCGTGCAGGTGGCTGACTACGGCGTGCCCAGTCGTAGCACCGAGGTCAACGTCACGATCACTGTGGAG GACATCAACGACAACCTGCCTGTCTTCAACCAGTCCAGCTACACGTTCTTCGTCAAGGAGAGGGATCCAG GTGTGCTGGTGGGAGTGGTGGAGGCCTGGGACGCGGACCAGACAGAAGTCAACAACCGTATCAGCTTCAGCCTGTCGGGGAGCAGCGTGAACAGGTTCATTCTGCAAGGCTCCGTGCTGGGGCCTGGGCGTGCCGAGGGCCGCCTCTGGCTGCCGCTGGACGAGAGCCTGGACTACGAGAGCCAGCCCTTCTTCTATCTGACTGTGAGCGCTGAGAACCCGGGCCCTCAGGACCAGGAGGCCACGGCGGAAATCAACGTGACAGTGGTGGACGTGAATGACGAACCACCCACCCTGGTCGCAGCCTCGCTCCAGGGCATCCGTGTGGCCGAGAACGGCTCCCAGCACGGCCAGGTGGCCGAGGTGCGGGCCCAGGATGTGGACTCCACGGCCCTGCTGCAGATAAAGCTCCTAAACACCATCTGTGCCAAGGCCGGCGTCGCCGTGGGCAGCCTGTGCCATGACTGCTGGTTCTCTGTGATGCCCAACGGCTCCGTGTACATCAACCAGAGCGAGGCCATTGACTACGAGGTCTGTGACCTGGTCACGCTGGTGGTGCAGGCCTGTGACCTCCTCACGGATCCTGGCTTTCCGGCCTGCAGCGACAATG GAAGCCTCCCCATAACGATTGAGGATGTGAATGACAACACACCTTATTTTGTGCTTGGCAACAAGACTTTTG TCATCATCCCAGAACTGGTGTTAATTGGCCAGCAGGTGGCGACTGTCCAG GCCAGAGACGATGACTCAGGGGCCAATGCGGTCATCGAGTTCAGCATCCTGCAAGTGGATTTCGTCTCTAAGGATGGGACCACATTGCCTTTGCAAAACGTCTTTGAGATCCCCACCTCGGCCGAGGGCACTGTGTTTACTGGCAGCATTGA GCTACTGATCAACCTTGACTCCACTCTGCAAGGGACCTACCAGGTGACCGTGCAGGCCCAGGATAAACCTTCCGTGGGGTCTGCCCGGGAAGCCCAAGTCACCCTGAAT CTCTTCACCGTGGACCAGAGTTACCGCGTGAGGCTACAGTTCTCCCCACAGAAGGAGGAGGTGGGCGCCAACATGGAGGCCATTAAGGC GGCTCTCGGCCAAGCGACCAGGACCACCGTCTACGTTGTGAACGTTCAGAACCTCGACTCCGCAGCCAG GTCCCGAGCCCACTCCTACATGGATGCCTACTTTGTCTTCCCCAATGGGTCAGCCCTGACGCTGAACGACCTGAGTGT GATGATTCGGAACGATGAGGACGCGCTGAcacagctgctgcagctggggctggtggtgctg ggctcccagcagagccaggagtcagaccaGACGAAACAGCTCATCAGCGTCATCATAGGACTGGGAGTGGCCTTGGCACTCGCCATAGTGATCGCAGCCACTGTCCTCGTGTGTGTACGGAAGAG CCACCGCCGGAAGCTTCAGGCTATGAAGGCTGCCAAGGAGGCCCGGCAGACGGCAGCAGGGGTGATGCCCTCGGTCGCCGCCATCCCCGGCACGAACATGTACAATACTGAGCG GGCCAACCCCATGCTGAACCTACCCACCGGGGACCTGGGCTTGGAGTACCTCTCCTCCAATGATCAGGATCGCATCAG CCTCAACTCCCTGGATGACAACTCTGTGGACCTGGACAAGAACAGTAAAGGAATCAAG GAGCCGGGCCACCATCCCCCTGGGCCCTATGCAGAGCCTCTGAGCATGTTGCTGTCAGGAAGGCAGCACACGGAACTGGCCTTCACCAACGGTGGCCTGGACACCACAGACCTGTGA
- the GPRIN1 gene encoding G protein-regulated inducer of neurite outgrowth 1 encodes MGTAEDQAWLQLLPNDSHPTVLCRPQDGGRGTGGLAMKECCPSLQKASPAPPRHSPDHSAGMDPRHSSPQGASEKVSCSEGPGGSLAHPSQTCSPPQEAAGKETRISGTADSTFSGEPEPGSSGNRNEKMDSKFSKQAASASVGKEDAGSSRKADSMVTGKPEPAVMGQGNLVTPREEDGGRLGKVDPGCSSQAAAASPGKEEAGDPVSSGKVDPVFPRQEEPSCSGKERPLSSGKADPKPVGEADLVASGRVAPASLGSPDPASTEKSAPGPSGKPSPVSPGGTESVSSGTAAAGALEKTHPAPLGPADPAHTGNAETLSSMTEEPRFLAEKDTRSPGTGSAGPKGMPKTGAAGPGNPVLSGEPAATYSKAGERMSSSEVDPGASGKPQPWPPGRAERASNGKAQTASPKGAESTPGEATKTPPSGKASAEPLGKTDPVSSGEPKSLGVAAGPPPSREEGEPPALHSDSTKVGPTPSGKTEAGQAGPLASPSGKVDSVSLGNAEVGPGPKGGALPLEQGGPVPSAKVGPRVLGTAELQPGGKAEAATPLGKAEITSLQKEGSLAPEKVDPGSSGRAEPPASGKAGPVSLGKADPAPLRNADPPPLAQAAPLTVEQAQDSSSSSRRSDGKPCGLAPSAGSSEGHGKLEAAASGAASSLGQKDLVAAGAQRSPGVEAAAPPPGPRTRDNFTKAPSWDASAPPPPREDAGTQAGAQACVSVAVSPMSPQDGAGGPAFSFQAAPRAPSPAPGPPARRDAGLQVSLGAAETRSVATGPMTPQAAAPPAVPPAFPEVRVRPGSVLAAAVAPQEASEPVRDVSWDEKGMTWEVYGAAMEVEVLGMAIQKHLERQIEEHGRQGAPAPPPAARAGPGRAGSVRAAPQDGAAKRPPGLFRALLQSVRRPRCCSRAGPTAE; translated from the coding sequence ATGGGCACTGCTGAAGACcaagcctggctccagctgcttcCGAACGACTCCCACCCCACAGTCCTCTGCCGCCCCCAGGATGGGGGCCGGGGGACTGGGGGGCTGGCCATGAAAGAATGCTGCCCCTCCCTGCAAAAGGCCAGCCCTGCACCCCCCAGGCATAGCCCTGACCACAGCGCAGGCATGGACCCTAGGCATAGCAGTCCCCAGGGGGCCAGCGAAAAGGTCTCCTGTTCTGAGGGCCCTGGCGggagcctggcccacccctcccAGACCTGTAGTCCTCCCCAAGAGGCAGCCGGCAAGGAGACCCGCATCTCAGGGACAGCAGACTCCACGTTTTCCGGGGAGCCTGAGCCCGGGTCCTCAGGGAACAGAAATGAGAAGATGGATTCCAAGTTCTCAAAGCAGGCAGCTTCCGCTTCTGTGGGAAAGGAAGATGCTGGATCCTCCAGGAAGGCAGATTCCATGGTCACAGGAAAGCCAGAGCCTGCAGTCATGGGGCAGGGGAATCTCGTGACCCCAAGAGAGGAAGATGGTGGCCGCCTGGGAAAAGTTGACCCTGGGTGCTCCAGCCAGGCGGCTGCAGCGTCCCCAGGGAAGGAAGAGGCCGGGGATCCTGTGTCCTCAGGCAAAGTGGATCCTGTGTTCCCAAGGCAGGAGGAGCCGAGCTGTTCTGGAAAAGAACGTCCTTTGTCTTCAGGAAAGGCGGATCCCAAGCCCGTGGGAGAAGCAGACTTGGTGGCCTCGGGACGGGTGGCGCCCGCCTCGCTGGGGAGCCCGGATCCCGCATCCACAGAAAAGTCAGCTCCTGGGCCCTCAGGAAAGCCAAGTCCAGTGTCGCCGGGCGGAACTGAGTCTGTGTCTTCTGGGACAGCGGCTGCAGGAGCCCTGGAGAAGACGCATCCTGCGCCCCTGGGACCGGCAGATCCTGCACACACAGGAAATGCAGAAACTCTGTCCTCCATGACAGAGGAGCCTCGGTTCCTAGCAGAGAAGGACACGCGCTCCCCAGGAACAGGGAGTGCTGGGCCCAAGGGGATGCCCAAAACAGGGGCTGCCGGACCGGGGAACCCAGTGCTTTCAGGAGAGCCGGCGGCCACCTATTCGAAAGCTGGGGAGCGCATGTCTTCCAGCGAGGTGGATCCTGGGGCCTCGGGAAAGCCGCAGCCCTGGCCTCCTGGGCGGGCAGAACGGGCCTCCAACGGAAAGGCACAAACTGCCTCCCCCAAAGGGGCAGAGTCCACGCCCGGGGAAGCCACGAAAACACCACCTTCTGGAAAAGCAAGTGCTGAGCCTTTGGGAAAGACAGACCCTGTGTCCTCAGGggagcccaagtccctgggggtAGCAGCGGGTCCTCCACCTTCTCGAGAGGAAGGAGAGCCCCCGGCCCTGCATTCTGACTCCACAAAGGTGGGCCCTACACCCTCGGGAAAGACAGAAGCCGGACAAGCAGGTCCCTTGGCCTCGCCCTCCGGGAAGGTGGACTCTGTGTCCCTGGGGAACGCAGAAGTTGGCCCAGGGCCCAAGGGGGGGGCCCTGCCTCTAGAGCAGGGTGGCCCCGTGCCCAGCGCCAAGGTGGGCCCCAGGGTCTTGGGGACAGCAGAGCTGCAGCCTGGGGGCAAGGCAGAGGCTGCCACACCTCTAGGAAAGGCGGAGATCACATCTTTGCAAAAGGAGGGATCCCTGGCTCCCGAGAAGGTGGATCCCGGATCCTCAGGAAGGGCGGAGCCCCCGGCCTCGGGCAAGGCGGGGCCTGTATCCCTGGGGAAGGCCGACCCTGCACCTTTGAGAAACGCAGACCCCCCACCCTTGGCACAGGCGGCCCCTCTGACTGTGGAGCAGGCGCaggactcctcctcctcctccaggcgaTCAGATGGCAAACCCTGCGGTTTGGCCCCTTCTGCCGGGAGCAGCGAGGGGCACGGGAAGCTAGAAGCGGCGGCCAGCGGGGCAGCCTCCAGCCTGGGCCAGAAAGACCTGGTGGCCGCTGGGGCCCAGAGAAGCCCCGGCGTGGAGGCGGCAGCACCCCCACCGGGGCCGCGGACTCGCGACAACTTCACCAAGGCGCCGTCGTGGGACGCGAGCGCCCCACCGCCGCCGCGCGAGGACGCGGGCACGCAGGCTGGGGCGCAGGCCTGCGTCTCGGTGGCCGTGAGCCCCATGTCTCCGCAGGACGGCGCGGGTGGCCCGGCCTTTAGCTTCCAGGCGGCGCCGCGCGCGCCCAGCCCGGCGCCCGGGCCGCCCGCGCGCCGCGACGCGGGCCTGCAGGTGTCGCTGGGCGCCGCCGAGACGCGCTCTGTGGCCACCGGGCCCATGACGCCGCAGGCCGCCGCGCCGCCCGCCGTACCGCCCGCCTTCCCCGAAGTGCGGGTGCGGCCGGGATCCGTGCTGGCGGCCGCCGTGGCGCCCCAGGAGGCGTCGGAGCCCGTGCGCGACGTGAGCTGGGATGAGAAGGGCATGACGTGGGAGGTGTACGGGGCCgccatggaggtggaggtgctGGGCATGGCCATCCAGAAGCATTTGGAACGGCAGATCGAGGAGCACGGCCGCCAAGgggcgcccgcgccgccgcccgccgctcGCGCGGGCCCCGGCCGAGCGGGCTCGGTGCGCGCCGCGCCCCAGGATGGCGCCGCCAAGCGGCCGCCCGGCCTGTTCCGTGCGCTGCTGCAGagcgtgcgccggccgcggtgctgCTCGCGGGCGGGACCCACGGCCGAGTGA